The following proteins come from a genomic window of Eulemur rufifrons isolate Redbay chromosome 24, OSU_ERuf_1, whole genome shotgun sequence:
- the ZNF813 gene encoding LOW QUALITY PROTEIN: zinc finger protein 813 (The sequence of the model RefSeq protein was modified relative to this genomic sequence to represent the inferred CDS: deleted 2 bases in 1 codon; substituted 2 bases at 2 genomic stop codons) — MLERHKSHDIEDFCFREIQKNIQNFEYQWRVAERHSQRVHKTHKENLTGRRDQHNRRNSGNKFIKNELGLNFQSHLPELQLFQAEEKIYEWNHMEKSISNYSFLFPPHRIPSTIKPHISLEDEYDFMDSLFTQKQKAHIETEHYKCNECGKTFNQGLHFTVHQIIHAEEKRFECDVCAKVFNKKSYLASHRRIHTGEKPYKCNECGKVFNNISHLAQHRRIHTGEKPYKCNECGKFFNQISHLAQHRRIHTGEKPYKCNECEKVFHQISHLAQHRTIHTGEKPYKCNECGKVFSRNSYLVQHLIIHTGEKPYKCNECGKVFNHISHLAQHRRIHTGEKPYKCKECGKVFSHKSSLANHWRIHTGEKPYKCNECGKVFSRNSYLVQHLIIHTGEKPYKCNECGKVFSQNSHLVNHRRIHTGEKPYKCNECGKVFSQNSYLVYHRRIHTGEKPYKCHECGKVFSLNSSLAHHRRVHTGEKPYKCNECGKTFSVRSSLNNHHIIHTGETFQVXXNECSKFFSGNSYLAHHQRFHPVEKFY; from the exons ATGTTGGAAAGGCACAAAAGCCATGACATTGAAGACTTTTGCTTTAGggaaatccagaaaaatatacaaaacttcGAGTATCAGTGGCGAGTTGCTGAAAGACATTCCCAAAGAGTCCATAAGACTCATAAGGAAAATCTCACTGGTAGAAGAGATCAGCATAATAGAAGGAATTCAGGAAAtaagtttattaaaaatgagCTTGGATTAAACTTTCAGTCACATCTACCAGAACTACAGCTATTTCAGGCTGAAGAGAAAATTTATGAATGGAATCACATGGAGAAGTCTATCAGCAattattccttccttttcccaccCCACAGAATTCCTTCTACTATCAAACCCCACATTTCTCTTGAAGATGAATATGATTTTATGGATTCATTATTTACacaaaaacagaaagcacacATAGAGACAGAACAttacaaatgtaatgagtgtggcaaGACCTTTAATCAAGGCTTACATTTCACTGTACATCAAATAATCCATGCAGAAGAGAAACGATTTGAATGTGATGTATGTGCCAAAGTCTTCAATAAAAAATCATACCTTGCAAGTCATCGGAGAAtacatactggagagaaaccttacaagtgtaatgaatgtggcaaggTCTTCAATAATATTTCACATCTTGCACAACATcggagaattcacactggagagaaaccttacaaatgtaatgaatgtggaaagtTCTTCAATCAAATTTCACACCTTGCACAACATcggagaattcacactggagagaaaccttacaaatgtaatgaatgtgaaaaGGTATTCCATCAAATTTCACACCTTGCGCAACATCGgacaattcatactggagagaaaccttacaaatgtaatgaatgtggcaaggTGTTCAGTCGAAATTCATACCTAGTACAACATCTGATAAtccatacaggagagaaaccttacaaatgtaatgaatgtggcaaggTCTTTAATCATATTTCACACCTTGCACAACATCGGAGAATTCATAccggagagaaaccttacaaatgtaaagaatgtgggaaggTGTTCAGTCATAAGTCATCCCTAGCAAATCATtggagaattcacactggagagaaaccttacaaatgtaatgaatgtggcaaggTATTCAGTCGCAATTCATACCTTGTGCAACATCTAAtaattcatactggtgagaaaccttataaatgtaatgagtgtggcaaGGTATTCAGTCAAAATTCACACCTTGTAAATCATCGAAgaatccatactggagagaaaccttacaaatgtaatgaatgtggcaaagtcttcagTCAAAATTCATATCTTGTATATCATCgcagaattcatactggagagaaaccttataaatGTCATGAATGTGGAAAGGTCTTCAGTCTAAACTCCTCCTTGGCACATCATCGGAgagttcatactggagagaaaccttacaagtgTAACGAGTGTGGCAAAACCTTTAGTGTGCGTTCAAGCCTTAATAATCATCATATAATCCATACTGGAGAAACCTTTCAAGTGTAATGAAATGAATGTAGCAAG TTTTTCAGTGGGAATTCATACCTTGCACATCATCAGAGATTTCATCCTGTGGagaaattttattaa